The Streptomyces sp. ICC1 DNA window CCCGCGCTCTGGATGGCCGCCTCGCACATTCCGCACGGCTGGCAGCTGGTGTACATCGTGGTCCGCGCCGCGGTGTCCCCCTGCAACTCCCCCGCGGCCCACCTCGCCAGCTTCAGCTCCGGGTGCGCGGTGATGTCGTTGTCGGTGAGGGTGGTGTTGTGGGCCTCTGCCAGAACCGTTCCGTCCGGTCCCGCCAGGAGGGATCCGAACGGCGGGTCACCGCCCGCGGCCGCCTTGGCCGCGAGCGCGATGGCCCGGCGCAGGAGAGTGTGGTCGTCGAGTGTGGTCATGACTGCTCCGTTCAGGTGCGGGGGGAGAAGGAGTGGGCTGC harbors:
- a CDS encoding nucleoside deaminase, with protein sequence MTTLDDHTLLRRAIALAAKAAAGGDPPFGSLLAGPDGTVLAEAHNTTLTDNDITAHPELKLARWAAGELQGDTAARTTMYTSCQPCGMCEAAIQSAGLRRVVFALSNEQLLDIRPGSGRLPVPQDGPALFDEVKPVVEGYYR